One part of the Streptomyces sp. NBC_00286 genome encodes these proteins:
- a CDS encoding GntR family transcriptional regulator — protein sequence MTGESGQSPIDPTKIAYVYMQMADHIAARIASGELRPGARLPGERDLAAEYGVAHLTARRATRELRDRGLVVTLPAKGTFVAYPDAGEPADDSEE from the coding sequence ATGACAGGAGAGTCAGGGCAGTCGCCGATCGACCCGACGAAGATTGCCTACGTCTACATGCAGATGGCGGACCACATCGCGGCCCGCATCGCGTCGGGGGAGCTGCGACCTGGTGCGCGGCTGCCGGGCGAGCGCGACCTTGCCGCCGAGTACGGGGTGGCGCACCTGACCGCTCGCCGCGCCACCCGCGAACTCCGCGACCGCGGCCTCGTCGTCACGCTCCCCGCGAAGGGCACCTTCGTCGCGTATCCGGACGCGGGCGAGCCCGCCGACGACAGCGAGGAGTAA
- a CDS encoding WXG100 family type VII secretion target — MAKDLDVTYQDMRDAAKHVVKEKERLQEKLDGLRKYIANLVESGYVTKSSSKAFDENFDEFVRGAKDTMDGLDGMGDYLTMAADKFEQIDEELAKSAKK, encoded by the coding sequence ATGGCCAAGGACCTTGACGTCACATATCAGGACATGCGGGATGCGGCCAAGCATGTCGTGAAGGAGAAGGAAAGGCTCCAGGAAAAGCTCGACGGCTTGCGGAAGTACATCGCAAACCTGGTCGAGAGCGGCTACGTCACCAAGAGCTCCTCGAAGGCCTTCGACGAGAACTTCGACGAGTTCGTGCGCGGGGCCAAGGACACCATGGACGGCCTGGACGGTATGGGTGACTACCTGACCATGGCCGCGGACAAGTTCGAGCAGATCGACGAGGAGCTGGCGAAGTCGGCCAAGAAGTAA
- a CDS encoding transposase — protein MNAPSARRSRKVRDWQAEQSDRLELHFLPARSPELNPDELGNTDLQRSLPIHIRAPCPGPVAAETHRFFHHRQHQPRIVRGHFGGAHVHYTLE, from the coding sequence GTGAACGCCCCCTCCGCCCGCCGCTCCCGCAAGGTCCGTGACTGGCAGGCCGAGCAATCCGACCGACTTGAACTGCACTTCCTGCCCGCGCGCTCGCCCGAACTCAACCCCGACGAACTGGGCAACACCGACCTCCAGCGCAGCCTGCCCATACACATCCGAGCCCCGTGTCCAGGCCCAGTCGCCGCCGAGACCCACCGGTTCTTCCACCACCGCCAACATCAGCCGCGCATCGTCCGCGGCCACTTCGGAGGCGCACACGTCCACTACACCCTCGAATAG
- a CDS encoding putative T7SS-secreted protein, with amino-acid sequence MSRLDADWPPLWHDDPTPGDPEEVAELGRKLRKMADMIDEQSGVIEALASVEGWDSEAGKGFHELAGGTADKLKKSFERYDEAAKVIGEEVREGSSGQFASEMRRAQRKADKALVDYREAKADHDLADDEVKKFTDKYPAQNIPAAEKEDYERWVKKRDEALHRMGDARKAVKDARDIYDDAGDKAARHIKNVVHHDAVRDPGGFMNFLADWADMLSNISAVLSVLAVICAFVPPLQFLVPIFATLAVLTSAAALAGHAYDMTARGGKVDWLKLGADVLGVLPGLGALKGFKALKGAKGLAKFRFSGLAALDGVGHNFLNGVSVKLVNKVLGRTARNELIDGKKITGVIKGVGLASALNKMLSGENGEKTGYQEPAKADTPTPTPSPSPRPAPSVSPKAFNAALAA; translated from the coding sequence GTGAGCAGGTTGGACGCCGACTGGCCGCCTCTGTGGCATGACGACCCCACGCCGGGCGACCCCGAGGAAGTGGCCGAACTGGGGCGCAAGTTGCGCAAGATGGCCGACATGATCGATGAGCAGTCCGGGGTCATCGAGGCGCTTGCCTCGGTGGAGGGTTGGGACAGTGAGGCTGGAAAAGGCTTCCATGAGCTCGCCGGTGGCACGGCGGACAAGCTGAAGAAGTCCTTCGAGCGCTATGACGAGGCGGCCAAGGTCATCGGAGAGGAGGTGCGCGAAGGGAGCTCGGGCCAGTTTGCCAGCGAAATGCGCCGCGCGCAGCGGAAGGCGGACAAGGCGCTTGTTGATTACCGTGAGGCCAAGGCCGACCATGACCTCGCGGACGACGAGGTGAAGAAGTTCACCGACAAGTATCCCGCGCAAAATATTCCCGCCGCGGAGAAGGAAGATTACGAGCGCTGGGTCAAGAAGCGTGACGAGGCACTGCATCGCATGGGTGATGCACGCAAGGCTGTGAAGGACGCCAGGGACATTTATGACGATGCGGGCGACAAGGCCGCCCGTCATATCAAGAACGTCGTGCACCACGATGCGGTCCGGGACCCGGGCGGTTTCATGAACTTCCTTGCGGACTGGGCGGATATGTTGTCGAACATCTCGGCCGTCCTGTCTGTGCTTGCGGTGATTTGCGCCTTCGTTCCGCCGCTTCAGTTTTTGGTTCCCATATTCGCGACCCTTGCCGTGCTGACCAGTGCGGCCGCGCTCGCCGGCCATGCGTACGACATGACTGCGCGCGGCGGGAAGGTCGACTGGCTGAAGCTGGGTGCCGATGTGCTGGGAGTGCTGCCAGGGCTTGGCGCGCTGAAGGGCTTCAAGGCCCTCAAGGGCGCCAAGGGACTGGCGAAGTTCAGGTTCAGTGGCTTGGCCGCACTCGACGGTGTTGGGCACAACTTCCTGAACGGGGTCAGTGTCAAGCTGGTCAACAAGGTTCTGGGCAGGACGGCGCGTAACGAGTTGATCGACGGCAAGAAGATCACGGGTGTGATCAAGGGCGTGGGTCTCGCGAGCGCCTTGAACAAGATGCTCAGTGGTGAGAACGGCGAGAAGACCGGTTACCAGGAGCCCGCCAAGGCCGACACGCCCACTCCCACGCCGTCGCCGTCACCTCGCCCCGCCCCGAGCGTCTCGCCGAAGGCGTTCAACGCGGCCTTGGCGGCATAG
- a CDS encoding CpaF family protein: MTAVDHQLVKRFRQEAGDRIAEQRRLDQVSGVTPMSSEDERQYARAVIAQILEEYARTEINSGRTPLDAETEEQYAAAVHAALFGVGRLQPLLDNPEVENIDINGYDQVFVGYANGEEVKADPVAENDEELIELIQILGAYSGLSSRPFDSANPQLDLRLPDGSRLSAVMDVTRRPALSIRRARMGKVFMSDLVGNGTLTPEIGHFLACAVRARKNIMIAGATNAGKTTLLRALANEIPPHERLITVERALELGLDQFPDLHPNVVAFEERLPNSEGQGAISMAELVRRSLRMNPSRVIVGEVLGDEIVTMLNAMSQGNDGSLSTIHANSSSEVFNRISTYALQANERLPIEASQMLVAGAVNFVVFIQRRNNYQTGGRLQRMVTSIREVNGVDGRVLSSEVFAETADGRVVPHAPMSCLDDLVAHGYRGPAGNWG, from the coding sequence ATGACCGCTGTCGACCACCAGCTGGTCAAGCGGTTCCGGCAGGAGGCCGGTGACCGTATCGCCGAGCAGCGCCGCCTCGACCAGGTCTCCGGCGTCACGCCGATGTCCAGCGAGGACGAGCGGCAGTACGCCCGCGCGGTCATCGCCCAGATCCTCGAGGAGTACGCCCGTACGGAGATCAACTCCGGTCGTACGCCGCTGGATGCCGAGACCGAGGAGCAGTACGCGGCCGCCGTGCACGCCGCTCTCTTCGGAGTCGGCCGGCTTCAGCCCCTGCTCGACAATCCCGAGGTCGAGAACATCGACATCAACGGGTACGACCAGGTCTTCGTCGGATACGCGAACGGCGAGGAGGTCAAGGCCGATCCCGTCGCCGAGAACGACGAGGAGCTCATCGAGCTCATCCAGATCCTCGGCGCGTACTCCGGTCTCTCCTCCCGGCCCTTCGACTCCGCGAACCCGCAGCTCGACCTGCGGCTGCCGGACGGTTCGCGACTGTCCGCCGTCATGGACGTCACCCGGCGCCCGGCCCTGTCCATCCGCCGCGCGCGCATGGGCAAGGTCTTCATGTCGGACCTCGTCGGCAACGGGACGCTCACGCCCGAGATCGGGCACTTCCTCGCCTGCGCCGTCCGGGCCCGTAAGAACATCATGATCGCGGGAGCCACGAACGCCGGTAAGACGACCCTCTTGCGCGCGCTCGCCAACGAGATCCCGCCGCACGAGCGCCTCATCACCGTCGAACGCGCCCTGGAGCTCGGCCTCGACCAGTTCCCCGACCTGCACCCGAACGTGGTCGCGTTCGAGGAGCGGCTGCCCAACTCCGAGGGCCAGGGCGCCATTTCGATGGCCGAGCTCGTCCGCCGGTCGCTGCGTATGAACCCCTCCCGCGTCATCGTCGGTGAGGTCCTCGGCGACGAGATCGTGACCATGCTCAACGCGATGTCGCAGGGCAACGACGGCTCGCTGTCCACGATCCACGCGAACAGCTCCAGCGAGGTCTTCAACCGTATTTCGACGTACGCGCTCCAGGCCAACGAGAGGCTGCCCATCGAGGCCAGCCAGATGCTCGTGGCCGGCGCCGTGAACTTCGTCGTGTTCATCCAGCGGCGCAACAACTACCAGACGGGCGGCCGACTTCAGCGCATGGTCACCTCGATCCGTGAGGTCAACGGCGTCGACGGACGCGTCCTGTCCAGCGAGGTGTTCGCCGAGACGGCCGACGGCAGGGTCGTACCGCATGCGCCCATGTCCTGCCTCGACGACCTGGTCGCGCACGGCTATCGCGGGCCCGCCGGGAACTGGGGCTGA
- a CDS encoding RHS repeat-associated core domain-containing protein — protein sequence MAGFRPTDWHVLDLDKDPTPGDPDRVKSLARQLHEFADDVQDALRLVKGMADEDAVLSMVGKTADVFRDEFSGVPKNLKKLKKSYDLAGDALAAYWPKLERAQALADKALVKGREAQADLASAKSRLSTADSWVTRATKEADKYKDDPGSAGKDVPKPDESKVRAATRDATNAKSAQTAAQSDVSAAQSALDAAKKMAADARQMREEAAREAKNKLEEASEAGIQNRAWYEEVGDWVSDNWDTIVEVCKVVVAVLGIIAMIIGGPILGAIVLVAALVVLADTLNRYAKGQASLWDVAFAALDCIPGMKGLTTLGGLAKGLKSAGAMGLKGMAKSLGGLTKNAKTAIADGAKGAYNRLKTKIKGCGDPVDPATGWMFLDGTDITLPGALPLTFTRRAASGYRCGWWFGPTWASTIDQRLEVEEDGIVFVTEDGMLLAYPHPEAPGLRVLPEVGPRWPLFRLGDGSYRVDDPLTGHARHFARPTDGLAPLTRFADRNGNTIDFDYDEHGVPLAIRHSGGYHLKLTTYEGRVTTLSMTGAADDGSDAVIKQYGYTDGNLVSVTNSSGLPLEFTYDERLRITSWTDTNRRRYDYTYDAQDRCIAQGGEAGHMVNTFAYEVVDPAWPGCHVTEITTAEEATSRFVINDNCQVVAEIDPLGGVVRTAYDAHHHLISLTDQLGHTTSAVNNELGQPTEVTRPDGTVVRFTYGDFNLTTAINLPDGTIWRYAYDERGNCTAAIAPDGGISRSTYTPEGHAIAVSDALGHTTAVVCNPAGLPLKVTDPMGAETTWQRDTYGRPVAVTDPLGHTTRFTWSPEGRLIGRTTPDGATEAWSYDGEGNCTSYTDQLGQVSHFEYTHFDLLAARSGPGGARSEFQYDASLRLIGVTNPEGMTWNYEYDAAGRLTAETDFDDRTLTYAHDAAGRVASRTNAVGQTVTFEHDAFGQIIRKNVAGAVTSYAYNLHGRLTRATTDSDSEILLRYDRVGRPVSETINGRTVTYGYDAAGRRLQRTTPSGTTSIWTYDPAGHRIRLDASGHEIDFDRDLMGREVARNIGTNVTLAQAFDELGRLTTQSVTAADGNPIQHRAYTYRTDGNLTRLTDPQSGTRHFDLDETGRVTAVHAKNWTETYAYDAVGNQTQATWPQHHPGHEATGSRTYSGTRITRAGQVRYEHDELGRITLRQKTRLSRKPDTWRYTWDAEDRLTSTVTPDGTLWRYTYDPLGRRTAKLRMAADGETVVERIDFTWDGTTLCEQTTKSVELANPVTLTWDHQGLRPVAQTERITAAEAPQDEIDSRFFAIVTDLVGTPTELVDESGDIAWNTRTSLWGTTSWASGSTAYTPLRFPGQYFDPETGLHYNFFRHYDPETARFVTSDPLGLAPGPNPFAYVGNPFVWIDPLGLSPCSPGTRDDALLALNRAEELQSLRNDYWMADVRGTTAVIGVFNSETRQFTRRIGINGDGPMPSGWQLRDGEEFVQAPGHAEDGIINALGPNEHAVYGAASRNFCNDICLPQIDVRGIEVGGEGIRGHMSQNSPYTLFWTRGD from the coding sequence GTGGCGGGCTTTCGGCCGACGGACTGGCATGTGCTGGACCTGGACAAGGACCCGACGCCGGGGGATCCGGACCGGGTCAAGTCGCTGGCCCGGCAGCTGCATGAGTTCGCCGATGACGTGCAGGACGCGCTGCGTCTGGTGAAGGGGATGGCAGATGAGGATGCCGTCCTGTCGATGGTGGGCAAGACCGCGGATGTCTTCCGCGATGAGTTCTCCGGTGTTCCGAAGAACCTGAAGAAGTTGAAGAAGTCCTACGACTTGGCGGGCGATGCGCTGGCTGCGTATTGGCCGAAGTTAGAGCGTGCGCAGGCGCTGGCGGACAAGGCGCTGGTCAAGGGGCGGGAGGCGCAGGCGGATCTGGCCTCGGCCAAGTCCCGTCTGTCGACGGCGGATTCGTGGGTGACGCGGGCGACCAAGGAGGCGGACAAGTACAAGGACGATCCCGGTTCGGCGGGCAAGGACGTCCCGAAGCCGGACGAGTCCAAGGTGCGTGCCGCGACGCGGGATGCGACGAACGCCAAGTCGGCGCAGACTGCGGCCCAGTCGGATGTCAGCGCCGCGCAGAGCGCGTTGGATGCGGCGAAGAAGATGGCCGCGGACGCCCGGCAGATGCGCGAGGAGGCGGCGCGGGAGGCGAAGAACAAGCTGGAGGAGGCTTCTGAGGCGGGGATCCAGAACCGGGCCTGGTACGAGGAGGTCGGCGACTGGGTCTCCGACAACTGGGACACCATCGTCGAAGTCTGCAAGGTCGTTGTCGCGGTGTTGGGCATCATTGCGATGATCATCGGCGGGCCGATCCTGGGTGCGATCGTGCTCGTCGCCGCGCTGGTCGTGCTGGCCGACACGCTCAACAGGTACGCCAAGGGACAAGCCTCACTATGGGATGTGGCGTTCGCGGCGCTGGACTGCATACCTGGGATGAAGGGCCTGACCACCCTTGGCGGCCTGGCCAAGGGGCTGAAGTCCGCTGGCGCCATGGGCCTCAAGGGCATGGCCAAGAGCTTGGGCGGCCTGACGAAGAACGCCAAGACGGCCATCGCTGACGGGGCCAAGGGCGCCTACAACCGGCTCAAGACCAAGATCAAGGGCTGTGGCGACCCTGTTGATCCAGCCACGGGGTGGATGTTTCTGGATGGGACCGACATCACGCTGCCAGGCGCTCTCCCGCTGACCTTCACACGGCGGGCCGCTTCCGGTTACCGCTGCGGTTGGTGGTTCGGCCCCACCTGGGCCTCCACCATCGACCAGCGCCTCGAAGTCGAAGAGGACGGCATCGTCTTCGTCACCGAGGACGGAATGCTGCTCGCCTATCCACACCCCGAAGCACCGGGCCTCCGGGTCTTGCCCGAGGTTGGCCCCCGCTGGCCCTTGTTCCGCCTGGGCGACGGCAGTTACCGCGTCGACGACCCGCTCACCGGCCACGCCCGTCATTTCGCCCGGCCCACCGACGGACTGGCCCCGCTCACCCGCTTCGCCGACCGCAACGGCAACACAATCGACTTCGACTACGACGAGCACGGTGTCCCTCTCGCCATTCGCCACTCAGGCGGCTACCACCTCAAACTCACCACCTACGAGGGCCGAGTCACCACGCTGAGCATGACCGGAGCGGCTGATGACGGCTCGGACGCCGTCATCAAGCAGTACGGCTACACCGATGGCAACCTCGTCTCGGTCACCAACTCCTCTGGTTTGCCACTGGAGTTCACCTATGACGAGCGGCTTCGCATCACGTCCTGGACGGACACCAATCGCCGTCGTTACGACTACACCTACGATGCCCAGGACCGCTGCATTGCGCAGGGCGGTGAAGCCGGGCACATGGTCAACACCTTTGCTTACGAAGTCGTCGATCCTGCTTGGCCCGGATGCCACGTCACGGAGATCACCACAGCAGAGGAAGCCACATCCCGCTTCGTCATCAACGACAACTGTCAGGTTGTCGCCGAAATCGACCCCCTGGGAGGTGTGGTCCGCACCGCCTACGACGCTCATCACCACCTGATCTCTTTGACGGATCAGCTAGGGCACACCACCAGCGCCGTGAACAACGAGCTGGGACAGCCCACAGAGGTGACCCGGCCGGACGGCACGGTCGTCCGCTTCACCTACGGAGACTTCAACCTCACCACGGCGATCAACCTTCCGGACGGAACGATCTGGAGATACGCCTACGACGAACGCGGTAACTGCACTGCGGCAATCGCCCCGGATGGAGGGATCTCCCGCAGCACGTACACCCCGGAGGGACATGCCATCGCCGTCAGTGATGCCCTGGGGCATACCACCGCCGTGGTGTGCAATCCCGCGGGCCTGCCCCTGAAGGTCACCGACCCAATGGGTGCCGAGACGACCTGGCAACGCGACACGTACGGCCGACCCGTCGCCGTGACCGATCCTCTGGGACACACCACCCGCTTCACCTGGTCGCCCGAAGGCCGACTCATCGGCCGCACCACACCTGACGGAGCGACGGAGGCGTGGAGCTACGACGGCGAAGGCAACTGCACCAGCTATACAGATCAGTTGGGGCAGGTCTCCCACTTCGAGTACACCCACTTCGACCTGCTCGCGGCCCGCAGCGGCCCTGGTGGAGCCCGTTCCGAGTTCCAATACGACGCGTCTTTGAGGCTTATTGGCGTCACCAACCCGGAGGGGATGACGTGGAATTACGAATACGACGCTGCTGGACGCCTGACAGCTGAAACGGACTTCGACGACCGTACGCTCACCTACGCGCACGACGCAGCTGGCCGAGTTGCCTCCCGCACCAACGCAGTCGGTCAAACCGTCACATTCGAACACGACGCGTTCGGCCAGATCATCCGCAAGAACGTCGCCGGAGCGGTCACGAGTTACGCCTACAACCTGCACGGTCGACTGACCAGAGCCACAACCGACTCGGATTCCGAAATCCTTCTGCGATACGACCGCGTGGGCCGTCCCGTCTCGGAGACGATCAACGGTCGCACCGTCACATATGGCTACGACGCCGCTGGCCGACGCCTGCAGCGCACCACTCCAAGCGGCACAACCAGCATCTGGACCTACGACCCCGCCGGTCACCGCATCCGACTCGACGCCTCTGGCCATGAGATCGACTTCGACCGTGATCTTATGGGCCGGGAAGTAGCTCGGAACATAGGGACGAACGTCACGCTGGCCCAGGCCTTCGATGAACTGGGGCGCCTCACGACCCAGTCAGTAACCGCCGCCGACGGCAACCCCATCCAGCACCGCGCCTACACATACCGAACTGACGGCAACCTCACTCGGCTCACTGATCCGCAGTCGGGCACTCGCCACTTCGATCTCGACGAGACAGGCCGAGTCACGGCCGTCCATGCCAAGAACTGGACAGAGACCTACGCCTACGACGCCGTGGGCAACCAAACCCAGGCGACATGGCCTCAGCATCACCCCGGCCACGAGGCGACAGGGTCGCGCACCTACAGCGGCACTCGGATCACCCGCGCCGGCCAGGTCCGCTACGAGCACGACGAACTCGGCCGCATCACCCTGCGCCAGAAAACCCGCCTGTCCCGCAAGCCGGACACCTGGCGCTACACCTGGGACGCCGAAGATCGACTCACGTCAACCGTCACCCCCGACGGCACCCTGTGGCGCTACACCTATGACCCGCTCGGCCGCCGTACGGCCAAGCTCCGCATGGCCGCTGACGGCGAAACGGTCGTTGAGCGAATCGACTTCACGTGGGATGGCACCACCCTCTGTGAACAGACCACTAAGAGCGTGGAGTTGGCGAACCCAGTCACCCTTACCTGGGACCATCAGGGGCTGCGCCCTGTTGCTCAGACCGAGCGCATCACGGCGGCTGAAGCACCGCAGGACGAGATCGATTCCCGCTTCTTCGCGATCGTCACCGACCTCGTAGGCACTCCGACCGAACTCGTTGACGAGTCAGGAGACATCGCCTGGAATACCCGAACTTCCTTGTGGGGGACCACCAGCTGGGCGTCGGGCAGCACCGCTTACACCCCGCTCCGATTCCCCGGGCAGTACTTCGACCCCGAGACCGGCCTCCATTACAACTTCTTCCGCCATTACGACCCAGAGACCGCCCGCTTCGTCACGTCTGACCCCCTTGGTCTTGCACCTGGCCCCAACCCCTTTGCCTACGTCGGGAACCCGTTCGTATGGATCGATCCCCTAGGCCTAAGCCCCTGCAGCCCAGGAACGCGGGACGATGCACTCCTCGCCCTGAATCGTGCGGAAGAGCTGCAATCTCTCAGAAACGATTACTGGATGGCCGATGTCAGGGGGACCACAGCGGTCATCGGGGTATTCAATTCCGAAACGAGGCAGTTCACCAGGCGAATCGGAATTAATGGTGACGGTCCCATGCCCTCCGGCTGGCAGTTGCGAGACGGTGAAGAATTTGTTCAAGCTCCGGGACACGCCGAGGACGGTATAATCAACGCTCTGGGGCCCAACGAGCATGCCGTTTACGGTGCGGCTTCGCGGAACTTCTGCAACGACATATGCTTGCCGCAAATCGATGTGCGAGGCATAGAAGTCGGTGGAGAGGGGATTCGCGGTCATATGTCACAGAATTCACCCTATACGTTGTTCTGGACCAGAGGAGATTAA
- a CDS encoding FAD-dependent monooxygenase, with translation MPQRAATIVGGGIGGLAAAIALHRRGWRVEVLERAPEFTEIGAGISLWPNALHALEVLGLADAVRVLGAVEAAGGVRDRRGRWLSRTDNAELTRRFGQPLVVLHRADLLRVLTEALPADSLRSGSEVSAVRDDGHGHGHGHGLVVHHREGESRPDVVVGADGLRSAVRRALWPDAAGPRYAGYPAWRMVTEPLAEPPSEGAAIWGRGERFGYTALPGGRMYCFATASLPEAAASGSSSSSSSSEHAELLRRFGSWPDPVPALLAAVPAEAVLRHDLYDLPPLPTFVRGRVALLGDAAHAMTPNLGQGACQALEDAVTLAHCLDGTPDVTAALRSYDLLRRPRTQAITRRSARLGAIGQLSWPPAVLLRDTAARLTPTQATLRSMTPVLGWTAPADPATATQSERKSERKSKSD, from the coding sequence ATGCCGCAGCGCGCCGCGACCATCGTCGGCGGCGGGATCGGCGGCCTCGCGGCGGCCATTGCCCTGCACCGCCGGGGCTGGCGCGTCGAAGTCCTGGAGCGTGCCCCGGAGTTCACCGAGATCGGCGCCGGCATCTCCCTGTGGCCGAACGCGCTGCACGCGCTTGAGGTGCTCGGCCTGGCCGACGCCGTCCGGGTACTCGGCGCCGTCGAGGCCGCAGGCGGCGTACGGGATCGCCGGGGCCGCTGGCTGTCCCGTACGGACAACGCGGAGCTGACGCGCCGCTTCGGCCAGCCCCTGGTGGTCCTGCACCGCGCGGACCTGTTGCGGGTGCTCACCGAGGCACTGCCCGCCGACAGCCTGCGGTCGGGCAGCGAGGTGTCCGCAGTCCGCGACGACGGCCACGGTCACGGTCACGGTCACGGCCTGGTCGTCCATCACCGCGAGGGTGAGTCCCGGCCCGACGTCGTGGTCGGCGCCGACGGGCTGCGCAGTGCGGTCCGCCGCGCCTTGTGGCCTGACGCGGCCGGCCCCCGGTACGCCGGTTACCCGGCCTGGCGCATGGTTACCGAGCCCCTCGCCGAGCCACCCTCCGAGGGCGCGGCGATCTGGGGCCGTGGGGAGAGGTTCGGCTACACGGCGCTGCCGGGCGGGCGGATGTACTGCTTCGCGACCGCGTCGCTGCCGGAGGCCGCGGCCTCCGGCTCGTCCTCGTCCTCGTCCTCGTCCGAGCACGCCGAACTGCTGCGCCGGTTCGGGTCCTGGCCGGATCCCGTCCCCGCCCTGTTGGCCGCCGTCCCCGCGGAGGCGGTGCTCCGGCACGACCTGTACGACCTGCCGCCGCTGCCCACCTTCGTACGCGGCCGGGTCGCGCTGCTGGGCGACGCGGCCCACGCCATGACCCCCAATCTGGGCCAGGGCGCGTGCCAGGCGCTGGAGGACGCGGTCACCCTCGCCCACTGCCTCGACGGCACCCCGGACGTGACCGCCGCACTCCGCTCGTACGACCTGCTGCGCCGTCCGCGAACCCAGGCCATCACGCGCCGCTCCGCCCGGCTCGGCGCAATCGGCCAGTTGTCGTGGCCGCCCGCGGTGCTGCTGCGCGACACGGCCGCCCGGCTGACCCCGACGCAAGCGACGCTGCGTTCGATGACGCCGGTGCTCGGCTGGACCGCGCCCGCCGACCCGGCGACCGCGACGCAGAGCGAGCGCAAGAGCGAGCGCAAGAGCAAGAGCGACTGA
- a CDS encoding WXG100 family type VII secretion target yields MADHVRADLAAIKQCSRDLTKIHGEFERNGNPADEYGQAVGHGGLKDAFSEFGDTWKKTRKKLMKELEQLAEFTRTAAKAYDEIDQELAKAIRDAKAQSKGKK; encoded by the coding sequence ATGGCGGACCATGTAAGGGCGGACCTCGCCGCCATCAAGCAGTGCTCACGCGATCTGACCAAGATTCACGGCGAGTTCGAGCGAAACGGAAATCCTGCGGACGAGTATGGCCAGGCGGTAGGTCACGGTGGCCTCAAGGACGCTTTCTCGGAATTCGGGGACACCTGGAAGAAGACTCGGAAGAAACTGATGAAGGAACTTGAGCAGTTGGCCGAGTTCACCCGAACCGCCGCCAAGGCGTATGACGAGATCGACCAGGAGCTGGCCAAGGCCATCCGGGATGCCAAGGCGCAGAGTAAGGGGAAGAAGTGA
- a CDS encoding transglycosylase SLT domain-containing protein produces the protein MPARGKHRRTRVSRIARAFVPVGTGGVALALPFVAVSGAHAAQPAGQVTQVAEAAVPQVELVTHKVAKGDTLTKIAKKHGTSGGWQGLYKANRAVIGNNPSLIKPGLTLTVGTKKAAASPAAAKSTAPAAATQAAAKTYSNDLDGWIKAALDIMAQNGIPGSYDGIHRNVMRESSGNPQAINNWDSNAAAGTPSKGLLQTIDPTFRAYHVPGTSTDPFDPVANIVAACNYAADRYGSIDNVNGPY, from the coding sequence ATGCCCGCACGAGGTAAGCACCGCCGTACGAGAGTCAGCCGCATCGCCCGCGCCTTCGTCCCCGTAGGAACGGGTGGAGTCGCGCTCGCCCTCCCGTTCGTGGCGGTGAGCGGTGCCCACGCCGCCCAGCCGGCGGGGCAGGTCACGCAGGTTGCTGAGGCCGCGGTTCCGCAGGTCGAGCTCGTCACGCACAAGGTGGCCAAGGGCGACACCTTGACCAAGATCGCCAAGAAGCATGGCACGAGCGGTGGTTGGCAGGGGCTGTACAAGGCCAACCGTGCGGTCATCGGAAACAACCCGTCGCTGATCAAGCCCGGTCTCACGCTGACCGTCGGTACGAAGAAGGCGGCCGCGAGCCCGGCCGCCGCCAAGTCCACGGCGCCCGCCGCTGCCACGCAAGCCGCCGCGAAGACGTACTCGAACGACCTCGACGGTTGGATCAAGGCAGCGCTCGACATCATGGCCCAGAACGGGATTCCGGGCTCGTACGACGGCATCCACCGCAACGTCATGCGCGAGTCGTCCGGCAATCCGCAGGCCATCAACAACTGGGACTCCAACGCCGCGGCCGGCACCCCGTCCAAGGGCCTCCTGCAGACCATCGACCCGACCTTCAGGGCCTACCACGTGCCCGGCACGTCGACAGACCCCTTCGACCCGGTCGCCAACATCGTGGCCGCCTGCAACTACGCCGCCGACCGATACGGCTCGATCGACAACGTCAACGGCCCTTACTGA